The following nucleotide sequence is from Cicer arietinum cultivar CDC Frontier isolate Library 1 chromosome 2, Cicar.CDCFrontier_v2.0, whole genome shotgun sequence.
ACCTCTTCCATTTTGCCATGGGTGATTAATGTTAGCAAAGTTCTCACACATCTTGATCTTTCATCTAATTTTTTGCAACAAAGTATTCCATATGActttgaaaatatgatttttcttcAATATCTTGATCTCTCATATAATGAACTTCAAGGAAGGATACCAAATTATTTTAGGAATATGTGTCAACTGCAAGAGTTATACCTAAACACCAACAAATTATCTGGCCAATTTAGTTACAACATACAACAATTATGTTGTGCACAAAATGGTTTAGTGGTTTTGGATCTAAGCAATAACTCATTCAATGAGGGGACAATTCCTGATTTTTCTTGCTTTTCATCGTTGAAGGAATTATATCTTGGAAGTCTGAATATTTTTGGCACATTACCGAAGTCATTAATTCATCTGCATTCTCTTGTATCTCTATATCTTGTTGATAATAAGTTGAATGGTGTGGATATCATAGATGATGGGTCTCTATCAATCATATCAATTCTAGATCTCAGCTTTAACCAATTGAATGGATCACTACcattgtttgagataactaaaCTTAAATCATTAGAAACACTAGATCTTTCCCATAATCAGTTGAGTGGGTCATTTTCACAAACAATTGGCCATCTTTCTAATCTTATGGCATTGGATCTCTCTTCAAATAAGTTAAACGGTGTCATTAATGAAGCGATTCTATCAAACTTATCTAAGTTGACTCTTTTGGATGTGActcaaaattcaatttcattCAACTTGAGTTCAGATTGGGTTCCACCTTTCGAACTAAACACACTACATGCTTCATCATGCACATTGGGTCCTAAATTTCCAATATGGCTCAAACACTTTGAGGACCTTGAGGATCTAGACATCTCTTATAGTGGTATTTCAGATTCATTTCCTGAATGGTTTTGGAATCGATCTTCAAGTTTGTTATACTTGAATGTTTCACATAACAAAATTAACGGGGCCTTGCCAAAATCATTTCCAAGTATAAATAATAGATTTGCGTGGGAACGTGTGTGGGATTTTCGTTTCAACGATTTGAATGGCTCATTGCCTCGTTTTCCAGAACTAAGGGCTCTATTTCTCTCCAATAATATGTTTACAGGGTCTCTATCTTTGTTTTGTACATCCTCATTTCAGAGTTTAACTTTTTTGGATTTGTCTAGTAACTTGCTTGGAGGTAAACTTTCAGATTGTTGGAAAAATTTTGAAAgcttgaaagttttgaatttggcaaaaaataatttatctggTAAAATACCCAACTCATTTGGTACTTTAGAACAAATTGAGTCAATTCatttaaataacaataaattcTGTGGTGAAATTCCACCTTTAACCCTTTGTAGCAACTTGAGACTAATTGATTTTGGGGATAACAGTCTCCAAGGAACAATACCATTGTGGATAGGACATTATCTTCCTCAATTGACTGTCTTACGTGTACGAGGAAATAAGTTCCAAGGAAACATTCCTGCAAGCTTGTGTAATCTTTCATTTCTTCAAGTATTGGATCTCTCTAAAAACAATATTACAGGGGAAATACCACAATGCTTTAGTAACATCGTTGCTTTAACAAATTTGAAGTTTCCAAGAAACAACTTTCACTATTTCTCATACATATCGTTCTTTATAGAACATGAAGAGTATGAATTTGGCTCTTTCTATGACAAGGAAATATTGGCATTGAAAGGATCAAACAGAGAATATGAGAAAAATCTTGGATTGATGACAAGCATTGATCTTTCTTGCAACCATTTAACAGGAGAGATACCTCAAAGTATAAC
It contains:
- the LOC101505704 gene encoding receptor-like protein EIX2; protein product: MPRRVLHFLICVVEILCINLLCAQSFHMNNCVEKERKALLKFKEALILERDKLNSWKGEECCKWEGISCDNLTHHVTNLDLNAKIFGGKLDSSICELQHLTSLNLCYNNLEGKIPKCIGSLGELIELDLSGNNLNSVIPPSLSNLSNLQTLNLGYNDHMIAYDLEWLSHLSNLSYLDLSNVNLTLVIDWLSSINKIPSLTELYLSGCGLHQVTPKSIPQLNISISLKSLNLGHNSLTSSILPWVINVSKVLTHLDLSSNFLQQSIPYDFENMIFLQYLDLSYNELQGRIPNYFRNMCQLQELYLNTNKLSGQFSYNIQQLCCAQNGLVVLDLSNNSFNEGTIPDFSCFSSLKELYLGSLNIFGTLPKSLIHLHSLVSLYLVDNKLNGVDIIDDGSLSIISILDLSFNQLNGSLPLFEITKLKSLETLDLSHNQLSGSFSQTIGHLSNLMALDLSSNKLNGVINEAILSNLSKLTLLDVTQNSISFNLSSDWVPPFELNTLHASSCTLGPKFPIWLKHFEDLEDLDISYSGISDSFPEWFWNRSSSLLYLNVSHNKINGALPKSFPSINNRFAWERVWDFRFNDLNGSLPRFPELRALFLSNNMFTGSLSLFCTSSFQSLTFLDLSSNLLGGKLSDCWKNFESLKVLNLAKNNLSGKIPNSFGTLEQIESIHLNNNKFCGEIPPLTLCSNLRLIDFGDNSLQGTIPLWIGHYLPQLTVLRVRGNKFQGNIPASLCNLSFLQVLDLSKNNITGEIPQCFSNIVALTNLKFPRNNFHYFSYISFFIEHEEYEFGSFYDKEILALKGSNREYEKNLGLMTSIDLSCNHLTGEIPQSITKLVALVGLNLSWNNLTGLIPSNIGHMKMLESLDLSRNHLYGRMPTSFSNLTFLSSMNLSFNNLEGKIPQSTQLESFDSSTYLGNSGLCGSPLGNHCLGDMISPKHVTNEDEDEDKLITFGFYISLWLGFFVGFWGVCGTLVIKTSWRHVYFQFFNNMSDWIHVTLVVFVIRMKKVFQVQDNNS